Proteins encoded in a region of the Streptomyces violaceoruber genome:
- a CDS encoding MFS transporter, translating into MPKGYSLRSYLTAATAARAGDEMSGPALLLAGLAVTGSTTDASTLLAGITVSAAVGGPVLGALLDRAGRPGRLLAGALALYATGLMVILAGLGRLPMVCTLPLAVLTGLLGPALSGGWTAQLPRVAADARLSRANALDAMTFGVASLAGPALAGGVAELLGASTALALAAALITAAVPAAWRLPAGPVRDRGTRSAPVAGALAAGFRVVLRRPLLARATLTSVASCAAQGMLAACVPLIGAQWLGTAGRGVLLFSGAAVSALAANAVLARRPLTVAPDTVVRAGALVQAGALLLAATGRPVALVAAVLVLGIGEGPQLTALFAVRHRETPEHLRGQVFTTGASLKITAFALGVAVAGPLAAWSLPGTLALAAGTAAGGALALGRESV; encoded by the coding sequence GTGCCGAAGGGTTACTCACTACGCTCCTACCTGACCGCGGCGACGGCCGCGCGCGCCGGGGACGAGATGTCCGGACCGGCGCTGCTGCTGGCGGGCCTCGCCGTCACCGGTTCGACGACCGACGCGTCGACACTGCTGGCGGGCATCACGGTCTCCGCCGCGGTCGGCGGACCAGTGCTCGGGGCGCTGCTGGACCGGGCGGGGCGACCGGGGCGCCTGCTGGCGGGCGCGCTCGCGCTGTACGCGACGGGGCTGATGGTGATCCTCGCCGGGCTCGGCCGACTCCCCATGGTCTGCACCCTCCCGCTCGCGGTGCTCACGGGGCTGCTGGGCCCGGCACTGTCGGGGGGCTGGACCGCCCAACTCCCCCGCGTGGCGGCGGACGCGCGGCTGTCCCGGGCCAACGCGCTGGACGCGATGACCTTCGGCGTGGCGAGCCTGGCGGGTCCGGCCCTGGCCGGGGGCGTGGCAGAGCTGCTGGGAGCCTCCACGGCGCTCGCACTCGCCGCGGCACTGATCACGGCGGCCGTGCCCGCCGCGTGGCGGTTGCCCGCGGGCCCCGTCCGTGACCGGGGCACCCGGTCGGCCCCGGTGGCGGGCGCCCTCGCCGCCGGGTTCCGGGTCGTCCTGCGGCGCCCGCTCCTGGCCCGGGCGACCCTCACCTCGGTCGCCTCCTGCGCCGCCCAGGGCATGCTGGCGGCCTGTGTCCCGCTCATCGGCGCCCAGTGGCTCGGCACGGCCGGGCGCGGCGTCCTGCTCTTCTCCGGCGCGGCGGTGTCCGCCCTGGCCGCCAACGCCGTTCTCGCACGGCGCCCGCTCACCGTCGCCCCCGACACGGTCGTCCGGGCGGGTGCCCTGGTCCAGGCGGGCGCGCTGCTGCTGGCGGCGACGGGCCGGCCGGTGGCGCTGGTGGCCGCCGTGCTCGTCCTCGGCATCGGCGAGGGCCCTCAGCTCACCGCGCTCTTCGCGGTACGCCACCGGGAGACCCCGGAGCACCTGCGGGGCCAGGTCTTCACCACCGGGGCGAGCCTCAAGATCACCGCGTTCGCCCTGGGCGTGGCCGTCGCCGGCCCCCTGGCCGCCTGGTCCCTGCCGGGCACGCTGGCGTTGGCGGCGGGGACGGCGGCGGGCGGGGCACTGGCGCTCGGCCGGGAAAGCGTTTGA
- the paaI gene encoding hydroxyphenylacetyl-CoA thioesterase PaaI has translation MVDTVSQATEQTPTEAMFSADEASRGLGIELVEHGEGTALVRMTVTPAMVNGHRIAHGGFLFLLADTAFACACNSHGPVTVAAGADIVFVAPAREGDVLVARAEERVRYGRSGIYDVSVRRGDEVVAEFRGRSRSVRDDGRDRSARDDAGSRDARQDTARETPGTTKESR, from the coding sequence GTGGTGGATACGGTGTCGCAGGCCACTGAGCAGACGCCGACGGAGGCGATGTTCTCCGCGGACGAGGCCTCCCGGGGGCTCGGGATCGAGCTGGTGGAGCACGGGGAGGGGACCGCGCTGGTCCGTATGACCGTGACCCCGGCGATGGTGAACGGACACCGGATCGCCCACGGAGGGTTCCTTTTCCTGCTGGCCGACACCGCCTTCGCCTGCGCCTGCAACAGCCACGGGCCGGTGACCGTGGCGGCCGGCGCCGACATCGTCTTCGTCGCCCCGGCCCGCGAGGGCGACGTGCTCGTGGCCCGCGCCGAGGAGCGGGTCCGGTACGGACGCAGCGGGATCTACGACGTGAGCGTGCGGCGCGGCGACGAGGTGGTCGCGGAGTTCCGGGGGCGCAGCCGCAGCGTGCGGGACGACGGGCGCGACCGGAGTGCGCGGGACGACGCAGGCAGCCGCGACGCGCGGCAGGACACGGCGCGCGAGACGCCGGGCACGACGAAGGAGTCGCGATGA
- the paaE gene encoding 1,2-phenylacetyl-CoA epoxidase subunit PaaE — MAPTAPVPAAPVRTRRRPAFHRLRVAAVERLCADAAAVSFEIPDELAGEFVFAPGQSLTLRREVDGRDERRSYSICAPAGSAPRIGVRVVPGGLFSAWLVDEVRPGDTVEVMAPTGLFTPDLSTPGHHVLVAAGSGITPMVSIAESVLAADDRSTVTLFYGNRRTDTVMFADELADLKDLHPTRFHLAHVLSREPREAEVLSGRLDAGRLAALVGSLVDVERADHWWLCGPQGMVADAQQVLTGLGVPAGRVHRELFYADDEPVREVRHEESGPEGPVSEVTITLDGRSTTSSLSRERSVLDGAQQTRPDLPFACKGGVCGTCRALVTDGSVDMRRNYALETAEVDAGYVLTCQSYPVSEKLTVDYDS, encoded by the coding sequence ATGGCCCCGACCGCCCCTGTCCCGGCGGCCCCGGTGCGCACCCGCCGCCGGCCCGCCTTCCACCGTCTGCGCGTCGCGGCCGTCGAGCGGCTGTGCGCGGACGCGGCGGCCGTGAGCTTCGAGATCCCCGACGAGCTGGCCGGGGAGTTCGTCTTCGCGCCCGGTCAGTCGCTCACCCTGCGGCGCGAGGTGGACGGCCGGGACGAGCGCCGCTCCTACTCGATCTGCGCACCGGCCGGTTCGGCGCCGCGCATCGGGGTCCGCGTGGTGCCGGGCGGACTGTTCTCGGCGTGGCTGGTCGACGAGGTGCGGCCGGGCGACACCGTCGAGGTGATGGCGCCCACCGGCCTGTTCACACCCGACCTTTCCACCCCCGGCCACCACGTCCTGGTCGCGGCCGGTTCGGGCATCACGCCGATGGTGTCCATCGCCGAGTCGGTGCTCGCCGCCGACGACCGCTCCACCGTCACCCTCTTCTACGGCAACCGCCGCACGGACACCGTGATGTTCGCCGACGAGCTGGCCGACCTGAAGGACCTCCACCCGACCCGCTTCCACCTCGCCCACGTGCTCTCCCGTGAACCCCGGGAGGCCGAGGTGCTCTCCGGCCGCCTGGACGCCGGACGGCTCGCGGCGCTCGTCGGCTCCCTGGTGGACGTGGAGCGGGCAGATCACTGGTGGCTGTGCGGACCGCAGGGCATGGTCGCCGACGCCCAGCAGGTCCTGACCGGCCTCGGCGTCCCGGCCGGGCGCGTCCACCGGGAGCTGTTCTACGCCGACGACGAGCCCGTGCGGGAGGTGCGCCATGAGGAGAGCGGCCCCGAGGGCCCCGTCAGTGAGGTCACGATCACCCTGGACGGCCGCTCGACGACCTCCTCGCTCTCCCGCGAGCGGTCGGTGCTCGACGGGGCCCAGCAGACCCGCCCCGACCTGCCCTTCGCCTGCAAGGGCGGGGTCTGCGGGACCTGCCGGGCGCTCGTCACCGACGGCAGTGTCGACATGCGCCGCAACTACGCGCTCGAAACCGCCGAGGTCGACGCGGGCTACGTCCTGACCTGCCAGTCGTACCCGGTCTCCGAGAAACTGACCGTGGACTACGACAGCTGA
- the paaA gene encoding 1,2-phenylacetyl-CoA epoxidase subunit PaaA produces the protein MTTTHAAEAPPPDAPDGLQEHFDATIARDQRIEPRDWMPDGYRKTLVRQIAQHAHSEIIGMQPEGEWITRAPSLRRKAILFAKVQDEAGHGLYLYSAAETLGADRDDLTERLIEGRQKYSSIFNYPTLSFADVGVIGWFVDGAAICNQVPLCRSSYGPYARAMVRICKEESFHQRQGYELLMTMMRGTDAQREMVQDAVNRWWWPSLMMFGPPDDASPNSARSMAWKIKRHSNDELRRRFVDMTVPQAEKLGVTLPDPELRWNEESGHHDFGTPDWDELMRVIKGDGPCNDRRMERRRTAHEEGAWVREAATAHAAKQAARAEKGAVA, from the coding sequence ATGACCACGACACACGCCGCCGAGGCGCCGCCCCCGGACGCGCCGGACGGGCTCCAGGAGCACTTCGACGCGACGATCGCGCGCGACCAGCGCATCGAGCCGCGGGACTGGATGCCCGACGGGTACCGCAAGACGCTGGTACGGCAGATCGCCCAGCACGCGCACTCGGAGATCATCGGCATGCAGCCCGAGGGCGAGTGGATCACCCGGGCCCCGTCGCTGCGCCGCAAGGCGATCCTGTTCGCCAAGGTCCAGGACGAGGCCGGGCACGGGCTGTACCTGTACTCGGCGGCCGAGACGCTCGGCGCGGACCGCGACGACCTCACCGAGCGGCTGATCGAGGGGCGCCAGAAGTACTCGTCGATCTTCAACTACCCGACCCTGAGCTTCGCCGACGTCGGCGTGATCGGCTGGTTCGTGGACGGCGCCGCGATCTGCAACCAGGTGCCGCTGTGCCGCAGCTCCTACGGGCCCTACGCGCGCGCGATGGTGCGCATCTGCAAGGAGGAGTCCTTCCACCAGCGGCAGGGCTACGAGCTGCTGATGACGATGATGCGCGGCACCGACGCCCAGCGCGAGATGGTCCAGGACGCGGTGAACCGCTGGTGGTGGCCGTCCCTGATGATGTTCGGCCCGCCCGACGACGCCTCGCCCAACTCGGCGCGCTCCATGGCCTGGAAGATCAAGCGGCACAGCAACGACGAACTGCGCCGCCGCTTCGTCGACATGACCGTCCCGCAGGCCGAGAAGCTCGGCGTCACCCTGCCCGACCCGGAGCTGCGCTGGAACGAGGAGAGCGGTCACCACGACTTCGGCACCCCCGACTGGGACGAGCTGATGCGCGTCATCAAGGGCGACGGCCCCTGCAACGACCGGCGGATGGAGCGGCGGCGCACCGCCCACGAGGAGGGCGCCTGGGTGCGTGAGGCGGCCACCGCCCACGCCGCCAAACAGGCCGCCCGCGCGGAGAAGGGAGCGGTGGCATGA
- a CDS encoding alpha/beta hydrolase family protein: MTTPPAPAHDTRPTHRRSRPAVVAAALAAVFLGTLGNVSAAPARAAGEPPAGQSAAGQPSVADCPPALAGKATCYTGRDAGGAYYTMAVPHRWNGSLVVHAHGGPDLGDASDPARSTEDLERWAVMVDQGYAWAASSYRRGGYGARMAAADTENVRRLFTDRFGRPEHTYLHGQSWGGNVAAKAAETYGRRPGAYDGVLLTNGVLGGGSRGYDYRVDLRVVYQYYCHNHPRPSEPQYPLWQGLRPGSTMTTAGLRARLQECTGYASEPADRTRAQQRNLDDILAVTGIPERTLESHLRFATFTFRDIVTNRLGGRNPWSNRGVRYSGSHDDKALNAGVERFSADPTARRDLSYDSDLTGRVSLPVLTLHAVDDPTAFVEHEAAYRATLRGAGRDQDLVQTFTREHEHSSLSDSEYAASISALDSWVRTGRRPNPRAIAASCAAFDARYAEGCFYDPGFHPAPYAARVRPRPGGLSWPAMTAAQERAWSRIEGVGIAP; the protein is encoded by the coding sequence TTGACCACACCCCCCGCTCCCGCGCACGACACCCGGCCCACCCACCGCAGAAGCCGCCCGGCGGTGGTGGCCGCCGCGCTCGCCGCCGTCTTCCTCGGCACCCTCGGCAACGTCTCCGCCGCCCCCGCCCGAGCGGCCGGAGAGCCGCCTGCCGGACAGTCGGCGGCCGGACAGCCGTCGGTGGCCGACTGCCCGCCCGCCCTCGCCGGGAAGGCCACCTGCTACACCGGCCGGGACGCGGGCGGCGCCTACTACACGATGGCCGTGCCCCACCGCTGGAACGGATCCCTCGTGGTGCACGCCCACGGCGGCCCCGACCTCGGCGACGCCTCGGACCCGGCTCGCAGCACCGAGGACCTGGAACGCTGGGCGGTGATGGTCGACCAGGGATACGCCTGGGCCGCCTCCTCCTACCGGCGCGGCGGCTACGGGGCCCGCATGGCGGCCGCCGACACCGAGAACGTGCGCCGCCTGTTCACCGACCGGTTCGGCCGGCCCGAACACACCTACCTGCACGGCCAGTCCTGGGGCGGGAACGTCGCCGCCAAGGCCGCCGAGACCTACGGCCGGCGCCCGGGCGCCTATGACGGGGTGCTGCTGACCAACGGCGTGCTCGGCGGCGGTTCGCGCGGCTACGACTACCGCGTGGACCTGCGGGTGGTCTACCAGTACTACTGCCACAACCACCCGCGCCCGAGCGAGCCGCAGTACCCGCTGTGGCAGGGCCTGCGCCCCGGCTCCACCATGACCACCGCGGGCCTGCGCGCCCGGCTCCAGGAGTGCACGGGCTACGCCTCCGAACCGGCCGACCGGACCCGGGCGCAGCAGCGCAACCTCGACGACATCCTCGCCGTCACCGGCATCCCCGAACGCACCCTGGAATCCCATCTGCGGTTCGCCACCTTCACGTTCCGGGACATCGTGACCAACCGGCTCGGCGGGCGGAACCCCTGGAGCAACCGGGGGGTGCGCTACTCGGGTTCGCACGACGACAAGGCGCTGAACGCGGGCGTCGAGCGCTTCTCGGCCGACCCCACCGCACGGCGCGACCTGTCCTACGACAGCGACCTCACCGGCAGGGTCTCCCTGCCCGTCCTCACCCTGCACGCCGTCGACGACCCGACGGCGTTCGTGGAGCACGAGGCGGCCTACCGCGCCACGCTCCGCGGTGCCGGCCGGGACCAAGACCTCGTCCAGACCTTCACCCGGGAACACGAGCACAGCTCGCTGAGCGACTCCGAGTACGCCGCCTCGATCTCCGCGCTCGACTCCTGGGTACGCACCGGCCGCAGGCCGAACCCGCGCGCGATCGCCGCGTCCTGTGCCGCCTTCGACGCCAGGTACGCGGAGGGCTGCTTCTACGACCCCGGCTTCCACCCCGCCCCGTACGCCGCCCGGGTGCGGCCCCGGCCGGGCGGCCTCTCCTGGCCCGCCATGACGGCCGCGCAGGAGCGGGCGTGGAGCAGGATCGAGGGCGTGGGGATCGCGCCCTAG
- a CDS encoding aminoglycoside phosphotransferase family protein has product MSSGQTHPDRCRVDDRLVRSLVDGQFPRWSGLPLERFPSGGTVNAMYRLGEDMVVRLPLIEGGAADVATERAWLPRLSPLLPTPVPEVLGEGAPGDGYPWPWSVYRWLPGEHPEAGALTDPVRLAEDLAAFVAAMRGISPSDAPKAYRGGPLTTLDAPTRAALDELRALSEEDVDCDALAAVWQDALRAPAWEGPPGWLHADLMPGNLLVSGGRLSAVIDFGCMGVGDPACDLFPAWNLLPSGAREVFREALGVDDATWRRGRGRTLSQALIALPYYRKTNPAMAGNARHVIRAVLGMSG; this is encoded by the coding sequence ATGAGTTCAGGGCAGACGCATCCGGACCGGTGCCGCGTCGACGACCGTCTGGTACGGAGCCTGGTCGACGGGCAGTTCCCGCGGTGGTCGGGCCTGCCCCTGGAACGCTTCCCCTCCGGGGGCACGGTCAACGCGATGTACCGGCTGGGCGAGGACATGGTCGTACGGCTGCCGCTGATCGAGGGCGGCGCGGCGGACGTGGCGACGGAGCGGGCGTGGCTGCCGCGGCTGTCGCCCCTGCTGCCCACCCCGGTGCCCGAGGTGCTCGGGGAAGGCGCGCCTGGCGACGGGTACCCGTGGCCCTGGTCGGTCTACCGGTGGCTGCCCGGGGAGCACCCCGAGGCCGGAGCGCTGACCGATCCCGTGCGGCTAGCGGAGGATCTGGCCGCCTTCGTGGCGGCGATGCGCGGCATCTCCCCGTCCGACGCGCCGAAGGCGTACCGCGGTGGGCCGCTCACCACGCTCGACGCGCCGACGCGGGCCGCGCTCGACGAACTGCGCGCCCTCTCCGAAGAGGACGTCGACTGCGACGCGCTGGCCGCCGTGTGGCAGGACGCGCTGCGCGCACCGGCCTGGGAGGGGCCGCCCGGCTGGCTGCACGCGGACCTGATGCCGGGCAACCTGCTGGTGAGCGGAGGCAGGCTGTCCGCGGTGATCGACTTCGGGTGCATGGGGGTGGGCGATCCGGCCTGCGACCTCTTCCCGGCGTGGAATCTGCTGCCGTCCGGCGCGCGGGAGGTCTTCCGCGAGGCCCTCGGCGTGGACGACGCGACCTGGCGGCGCGGCCGTGGCCGCACCCTCTCCCAGGCCCTGATCGCCCTGCCGTACTACCGGAAGACCAACCCCGCGATGGCCGGCAACGCCCGCCATGTGATCCGGGCGGTACTGGGCATGAGCGGCTAG
- the paaB gene encoding 1,2-phenylacetyl-CoA epoxidase subunit PaaB, which yields MTPETARKPDGRGWPLYEVFVRGKRGLNHVHVGSLHAADDAMALTHARDLYTRRNEGVSIWVVRSEHIAASTRDEKDPFFAPSADKVYRHPTFYDIPDDVPHI from the coding sequence ATGACCCCCGAGACGGCCCGGAAGCCCGACGGGCGGGGCTGGCCGCTGTACGAGGTGTTCGTGCGCGGCAAGCGCGGCCTCAACCACGTCCACGTCGGCTCGCTGCACGCCGCCGACGACGCCATGGCGCTCACCCACGCCCGCGACCTCTACACCCGGCGCAACGAGGGCGTGAGCATCTGGGTGGTGCGCTCCGAGCACATCGCCGCCTCCACCCGGGACGAGAAGGACCCCTTCTTCGCCCCCAGCGCCGACAAGGTCTACCGCCACCCGACCTTCTACGACATCCCCGACGACGTCCCGCACATCTAG
- a CDS encoding CGNR zinc finger domain-containing protein: MRYIRLVPLSHGVDADADVHDPDWSTRHSVLATARRTAALVNVLAAGPSDAGGGPVPGAVAEVLRAYGEKEPLDLTARDVEGMREAATLLRDVFAAESADAAAHVLNRLLGAHTGRLRLTSHGGGTPWHPHLDRDDDAPWPEWFLASSCLALTVLVWDHQRPPGRICASGSCPDVFITRGSGPERRYCSRRCATRERVAAHRRRADG, translated from the coding sequence ATGCGTTACATTCGGCTCGTGCCCCTTTCTCACGGCGTCGATGCCGATGCCGACGTCCACGACCCCGACTGGTCCACGAGGCACTCCGTGCTGGCCACGGCGCGGCGCACCGCCGCCCTCGTCAACGTGCTCGCCGCGGGCCCTTCGGATGCCGGCGGAGGTCCGGTCCCCGGCGCGGTCGCCGAGGTGCTGCGTGCCTACGGCGAGAAAGAGCCCCTCGACCTCACCGCCCGTGACGTGGAGGGGATGCGCGAGGCCGCCACCCTGCTGCGGGACGTCTTCGCGGCGGAGTCCGCCGACGCCGCCGCGCACGTCCTGAACCGCCTCCTCGGCGCACACACCGGCCGCCTGCGCCTGACGTCCCACGGGGGCGGAACTCCTTGGCACCCGCACCTCGACCGTGACGACGACGCACCGTGGCCGGAATGGTTCCTCGCCTCGTCCTGCCTGGCGTTGACGGTCCTGGTCTGGGACCACCAACGCCCACCCGGCAGGATCTGCGCCTCCGGCAGCTGCCCGGACGTCTTCATCACCCGGGGCAGCGGTCCGGAGCGCCGCTACTGCTCACGTCGCTGTGCGACGCGGGAGCGGGTCGCGGCGCACCGGCGCCGGGCCGACGGGTGA
- the paaC gene encoding 1,2-phenylacetyl-CoA epoxidase subunit PaaC, whose amino-acid sequence MSDDHVYLTLAEGHEDDTRWAYGTGFEDPLHGVDTTVPEGVDATALAAECVALADDALVSAQRLAEWVTRAPELEEEVALANIGLDLLGQARLLYSRAGQADGTGRGEDAYAYFRDAGDFRNVRLTELPGGDFAFAVVRLLVLSSWRLAHFRRLETHPDPVLAAVAAKGVKELTYHRQYAAEWCVRLGDGTDESHRRMRAALDEVAPYLGELHTAYDVRDEVADDLRQVTEAAGLPLPVYRPLPGSGRAGEHTEHLAPLLTELQGIARAHPEATW is encoded by the coding sequence ATGAGCGACGACCACGTCTACCTCACCCTGGCCGAGGGGCACGAGGACGACACCCGCTGGGCCTACGGCACCGGCTTCGAGGACCCGCTGCACGGCGTCGACACCACCGTGCCCGAGGGCGTCGACGCCACAGCGCTGGCCGCCGAGTGCGTCGCGCTCGCCGACGACGCCCTGGTGAGCGCCCAGCGGCTGGCCGAGTGGGTCACCCGGGCGCCGGAGCTTGAGGAGGAGGTGGCGCTGGCCAACATCGGGCTCGACCTGCTCGGCCAGGCCCGCCTGCTGTACTCGCGCGCCGGTCAGGCCGACGGCACCGGCCGCGGCGAGGACGCGTACGCCTACTTCCGCGATGCCGGCGACTTCCGCAACGTCCGCCTGACCGAACTCCCGGGCGGCGACTTCGCGTTCGCCGTCGTGCGGCTGCTGGTGCTCTCCAGCTGGCGGCTGGCCCACTTCCGGCGGCTGGAGACACACCCCGACCCGGTGCTCGCGGCGGTCGCCGCCAAGGGCGTCAAGGAGCTGACCTACCACCGGCAGTACGCCGCCGAGTGGTGCGTGCGCCTGGGCGACGGCACCGACGAGTCGCACCGCCGGATGCGCGCCGCACTGGACGAGGTCGCCCCGTACCTGGGTGAGCTGCACACGGCGTACGACGTCCGGGACGAGGTCGCCGACGACCTGCGCCAGGTCACGGAGGCCGCCGGGCTGCCCCTGCCCGTGTACCGGCCGCTGCCCGGCTCGGGCCGGGCCGGCGAGCACACCGAACACCTGGCGCCGCTCCTGACCGAGCTGCAGGGCATCGCCCGCGCCCACCCGGAGGCGACATGGTGA
- a CDS encoding alginate lyase family protein yields the protein MSSAPPRRHRRSRAVLLATLTAALTGALLTGPGSAIPSADAAPAAFTHPGVTVSQGQLDFARAKVDAGAQPWKGAFDQMMASRYADLNRAPKPRAVVECGSYSNPDYGCTDEREDAIAAYTNALAWYFTRDERYARKSIELMDAWSAVLRDHTNSNAPLQTGWAGSSWPKAAEIIKYTYGGAWANSGRFATMLRDVYLPEIINGSNSNGNWELTMTEAAVGISVFLEDRASYDKAVARFRTRTAAYVYLNSDGELPKTVPSQHLDTRDKIVKYWQGQSTFVTGLTQETCRDFTHTGYGISSISHIAETSRIQGQDLYGTDVGERLRHALGFQAKYQQGAAVPSWLCGGKADLGLGPVTEVGYNALHNRLGFAMTNTQALTERTRPSGTNNLFVAWETLTHGDNPA from the coding sequence ATGTCCTCTGCTCCCCCGCGCCGTCACCGCCGGTCCCGCGCCGTCCTCCTCGCCACCCTCACCGCCGCACTCACCGGCGCCCTGCTGACCGGGCCCGGCTCGGCCATCCCCAGCGCGGACGCCGCACCGGCCGCGTTCACGCACCCCGGCGTCACCGTCTCCCAGGGCCAACTCGACTTCGCCCGCGCCAAGGTCGACGCCGGGGCCCAGCCCTGGAAGGGCGCCTTCGACCAGATGATGGCAAGTCGGTACGCGGACCTGAACCGCGCCCCGAAGCCCCGCGCGGTGGTCGAGTGCGGTTCGTACTCCAACCCCGACTACGGCTGCACCGACGAGCGCGAGGACGCGATCGCGGCCTACACCAACGCGCTGGCCTGGTACTTCACCCGGGACGAGAGGTACGCTCGCAAGTCCATCGAACTGATGGACGCCTGGTCCGCCGTGCTCCGGGACCACACCAACAGCAACGCGCCACTGCAGACCGGATGGGCCGGGTCGTCCTGGCCCAAGGCCGCCGAGATCATCAAGTACACGTACGGCGGCGCCTGGGCGAACTCGGGCCGCTTCGCCACCATGCTCCGCGACGTCTACCTGCCCGAGATCATCAACGGCTCCAACTCCAACGGCAACTGGGAGCTGACGATGACGGAGGCCGCCGTCGGCATCTCCGTGTTCCTGGAGGACAGGGCGTCCTACGACAAGGCCGTGGCCAGGTTCCGCACCCGCACGGCCGCGTACGTGTACCTGAACTCCGACGGAGAGCTGCCGAAGACCGTGCCGAGCCAGCACCTCGACACCCGGGACAAGATCGTCAAGTACTGGCAGGGCCAGTCCACCTTCGTCACCGGCCTCACCCAGGAGACCTGCCGGGACTTCACCCACACCGGGTACGGCATCTCGTCCATCTCGCACATCGCCGAGACCAGCCGAATCCAGGGCCAGGACCTGTACGGCACCGACGTCGGCGAGCGGTTGCGGCACGCGCTCGGCTTCCAGGCCAAGTACCAGCAGGGCGCGGCCGTCCCGAGCTGGCTGTGCGGGGGCAAGGCCGACCTCGGCCTGGGCCCGGTGACCGAGGTCGGCTACAACGCCCTGCACAACCGCCTCGGGTTCGCCATGACCAACACCCAGGCCCTGACCGAGCGCACCCGCCCCTCGGGCACGAACAACCTCTTCGTCGCCTGGGAGACGCTCACCCACGGCGACAACCCCGCCTAG
- the paaD gene encoding 1,2-phenylacetyl-CoA epoxidase subunit PaaD yields the protein MVTRDPALADARRARHVAEQVPDPELPMLTLADLGVLRDVEVDGDGTVVASLTPTYSGCPAMAEMRADVAARLRAAGYPRVEIRTVLDPPWTSDWITESGRGKLAEHGIAPPGAAPRGPVSLVLSPTRPAVPCPRCGSADTEETSRFAATSCKALWRCRACREPFEYVKEI from the coding sequence ATGGTGACCCGGGACCCGGCGCTCGCGGACGCGCGCCGCGCCCGGCACGTCGCCGAGCAGGTGCCCGACCCCGAGCTGCCCATGCTGACCCTCGCCGATCTCGGCGTGCTGCGCGACGTCGAGGTGGACGGGGACGGCACCGTGGTCGCCAGCCTGACCCCCACCTACTCGGGCTGCCCGGCCATGGCCGAGATGCGGGCGGACGTCGCCGCGCGGCTGCGCGCGGCGGGCTACCCGCGTGTGGAGATCCGCACCGTCCTGGACCCGCCCTGGACCAGCGACTGGATCACCGAGTCCGGCCGCGGCAAGCTCGCCGAGCACGGAATCGCCCCGCCCGGCGCCGCACCCCGCGGCCCGGTCTCCCTGGTGCTGTCGCCCACCCGGCCCGCGGTGCCCTGCCCCCGCTGCGGCTCGGCGGACACCGAGGAGACCTCCCGCTTCGCCGCCACGTCCTGCAAGGCGCTGTGGCGCTGCCGGGCCTGCCGCGAGCCGTTCGAGTACGTCAAGGAGATCTGA